A window of Dehalococcoidia bacterium contains these coding sequences:
- the rsmH gene encoding 16S rRNA (cytosine(1402)-N(4))-methyltransferase RsmH encodes MTVVMMTAIHIPVMVREVIDGLAVRAGGRYVDCTVGEGGHAEAIIEAASPDGRLLGIDLDSQALAVAEERLSPYGDRVTLVEGNFADVRRICRSRGFGPVDGILLDLGISSFQLETARRGFSFSREGPLDMRFSPGQTLTADDIVNGYREEELADLIWRFGEERRARQIARCIVEERPILTTTQLAGVVEQAVGRRGRNVIHPATRTFQALRIAVNQELAHLATALTEAHGLLDYSGARLAVISYHSLEDRLVKDFFRRESQDCVCPPGTPICTCNHHATLRVLTKKPARPSALEVAINPRSRSARLRVAERL; translated from the coding sequence ATGACAGTGGTGATGATGACGGCAATACACATTCCGGTGATGGTGCGCGAGGTCATAGATGGCCTGGCGGTGAGGGCAGGAGGCCGCTACGTCGACTGCACGGTAGGCGAAGGCGGTCACGCCGAAGCCATCATCGAGGCCGCTTCGCCGGACGGCCGGCTGCTCGGGATCGATCTCGATTCGCAGGCGCTGGCGGTGGCCGAAGAGCGCCTCTCGCCCTACGGCGACAGAGTGACGCTCGTCGAAGGCAACTTCGCCGACGTCCGCCGAATATGCCGGAGCCGCGGCTTCGGCCCTGTAGATGGGATTCTGCTGGACCTGGGCATCTCTTCGTTTCAGCTTGAAACGGCGAGACGCGGGTTCAGCTTCAGTCGCGAAGGACCGCTGGATATGCGTTTCAGCCCCGGGCAAACTCTCACCGCAGACGATATCGTCAATGGGTACCGGGAGGAAGAGCTGGCCGACCTTATCTGGCGCTTTGGTGAAGAGCGCAGGGCCAGGCAGATCGCACGCTGCATCGTTGAGGAGCGACCGATCCTCACCACCACCCAACTCGCTGGAGTCGTCGAGCAGGCCGTGGGAAGAAGGGGCCGAAACGTCATCCACCCCGCCACCAGGACGTTCCAGGCCCTTCGCATTGCGGTAAACCAAGAGCTAGCCCACTTAGCTACCGCGCTCACCGAGGCCCACGGCCTGCTCGACTATTCCGGCGCCCGACTGGCGGTCATCTCTTACCACTCCCTTGAGGACCGCCTGGTCAAGGACTTCTTCCGCCGCGAGTCGCAGGACTGTGTGTGTCCTCCCGGCACCCCCATCTGCACCTGCAATCATCACGCTACTTTGCGAGTACTGACGAAAAAGCCGGCAAGACCATCTGCTCTGGAGGTGGCGATCAACCCCCGGTCCCGCAGCGCCCGGCTCAGAGTAGCGGAACGTCTCTAA
- the mraY gene encoding phospho-N-acetylmuramoyl-pentapeptide-transferase has product MVYALFVGASAFVVSVIAGHWVVNFLGGRNWGKRISALGPASHAVKAGTPTMGGLLIFGTVFLVTAPTNLFDKLSIFLPLGIIVATGTLGLIDDFLTLEGRGDGRGLNKRLKVGLLLALGLSAALVLYYGLEAQSINVPALGKYNMGLWYIPTAVVIFLVTTSAVAITDGLDALAGGTTALAFAVYGVIAFLQEQDFLATFCLTVVGATLGFLWYNAHPARLFMGDTGALALGSTLAVVALMTGWWLLLPVVGVVFVLEGAATLIQIAYFRLSGGKRIFRMTPLHHHFELMGWSEPQIVTRFWLIGMVGGLLGIALALTD; this is encoded by the coding sequence ATGGTATACGCGCTGTTTGTCGGAGCGTCCGCGTTCGTGGTGTCGGTCATCGCCGGACACTGGGTCGTCAACTTCCTGGGCGGCCGCAACTGGGGGAAGCGTATCTCCGCCCTCGGGCCGGCATCGCACGCCGTGAAGGCGGGTACTCCGACAATGGGCGGGCTACTGATCTTCGGGACGGTCTTCCTGGTGACGGCGCCGACGAACCTTTTCGATAAGCTATCGATCTTTCTTCCTCTCGGCATCATCGTCGCTACCGGCACCCTGGGACTTATCGATGACTTTCTCACGCTGGAAGGGCGCGGCGACGGTCGGGGGCTGAACAAACGGCTGAAAGTGGGGCTGCTGCTGGCGCTGGGACTGAGCGCGGCGCTCGTGCTCTATTACGGGCTCGAAGCGCAAAGTATCAACGTGCCCGCGCTCGGCAAGTACAACATGGGGCTCTGGTACATTCCCACGGCGGTGGTGATCTTTCTTGTGACCACAAGCGCCGTGGCAATCACCGACGGGCTCGATGCGCTGGCAGGCGGCACGACCGCGCTCGCGTTCGCGGTCTACGGGGTCATCGCCTTCCTCCAGGAGCAGGACTTTCTCGCCACCTTCTGCCTCACGGTCGTCGGGGCGACGCTGGGATTTCTCTGGTACAACGCCCATCCCGCCCGGCTGTTCATGGGCGACACGGGAGCGCTGGCGCTCGGCTCGACGCTGGCGGTGGTGGCGTTGATGACCGGCTGGTGGCTGCTGTTGCCTGTCGTGGGCGTCGTCTTCGTGCTCGAGGGCGCGGCCACGCTGATCCAGATCGCCTATTTCCGGCTGAGCGGCGGGAAGCGCATCTTCCGGATGACGCCGCTGCACCATCACTTCGAGCTTATGGGCTGGTCGGAGCCGCAGATCGTCACAAGATTCTGGTTAATTGGCATGGTTGGAGGCCTGTTAGGTATAGCGCTGGCCTTGACAGATTAG
- a CDS encoding penicillin-binding protein 2, protein MPVRVARVSWRLLLLGFLLFAGAAVLVGRLAYLQIVSHGRYSVEAEDEHLGVRKLLPPRGAILDRNGFPLALTLDAYDISIDREVWQDAELAREGAEALSSFLNRSPDDILAAMGPEKEGDYLLASGLDYAQGAKIVALGLPGVRATPTIKRFYPEGDLASGLLGFIGRDKTGLAGLEADLDPELGGEAGTLYFERDSLGNPIPFGYQRLIEPQASADVRLTIDRYIQRSVEEQLDATIEARGAKGGTIIVMEPDTGAILAMASRPSFKLTELDLSDEARMEFYRNRAVTDLYEPGSAMKVVTMAAAVDLGLVGPQTTYEDTGHAYVGGAAIANWDFSANGTQTMVQLLQKSLNTGAVWVSGLIGPERFYEYIERFGFGEPTHVGLSGEAAGVYRTQDDPEWYPVDLATNSFGQGISVTPLQMITAIAAIVNGGELMRPYVVQEVKGPREHRVFEPVVVRRVISEEAAETLREMLREVVEGNPSHLARISGYHVGGKTGTSFISVAGGYAPDRTIASFVGFAPAEDPRIIVLVKIDEPQNETLGGMVAAPVFAELAPRILSYLGVRPDAPQLVQQGG, encoded by the coding sequence ATGCCCGTAAGAGTGGCGCGAGTGTCCTGGCGGCTTCTCCTGCTGGGGTTTCTTCTTTTCGCCGGCGCCGCCGTCCTCGTTGGGCGCCTGGCTTACCTCCAGATAGTGAGCCACGGACGCTACTCGGTGGAAGCAGAGGACGAGCACCTCGGCGTCCGAAAGCTGCTGCCGCCGCGGGGCGCGATACTGGACAGGAACGGCTTCCCTCTCGCCCTCACCCTCGACGCCTACGACATCTCAATCGACCGCGAAGTTTGGCAGGACGCGGAACTCGCCCGCGAGGGTGCGGAGGCGCTCTCTTCGTTCCTCAATCGCTCCCCTGATGACATCCTCGCCGCAATGGGCCCGGAGAAGGAAGGCGACTACCTGCTGGCGAGCGGGCTCGACTACGCCCAGGGCGCCAAGATTGTCGCCCTGGGTCTGCCGGGGGTGCGCGCCACCCCAACGATAAAGCGCTTCTACCCCGAAGGCGACCTGGCGTCCGGCCTCCTCGGCTTCATCGGCCGCGACAAGACGGGGCTGGCAGGCCTGGAGGCCGACCTCGACCCTGAACTGGGCGGAGAAGCGGGAACCTTATACTTCGAACGGGACAGCCTGGGCAACCCCATTCCCTTCGGCTACCAGCGGCTTATCGAGCCGCAGGCCAGCGCCGATGTCCGGCTCACCATCGACCGGTACATACAGCGCAGTGTCGAGGAGCAGCTTGACGCGACGATCGAGGCCAGGGGCGCCAAGGGCGGGACCATCATTGTCATGGAACCGGATACGGGCGCGATACTGGCGATGGCGAGCCGCCCCAGCTTCAAGCTCACGGAACTCGACCTGAGCGACGAGGCGAGGATGGAGTTCTACCGCAACCGCGCGGTGACCGACCTCTACGAGCCGGGCTCGGCGATGAAGGTGGTGACGATGGCCGCGGCGGTCGACCTGGGACTGGTCGGGCCGCAGACGACGTACGAGGACACCGGCCACGCCTACGTCGGTGGCGCGGCGATCGCCAACTGGGACTTCTCTGCCAACGGCACACAAACGATGGTGCAGCTCCTGCAGAAGAGCCTCAACACAGGCGCCGTGTGGGTCTCGGGGTTGATCGGGCCGGAGCGGTTCTACGAGTACATCGAACGCTTCGGTTTCGGGGAGCCGACGCATGTTGGGCTGAGCGGCGAAGCGGCGGGGGTGTACCGCACGCAAGACGACCCCGAGTGGTACCCCGTCGATCTGGCGACCAACTCATTCGGCCAGGGGATAAGCGTCACGCCGCTACAAATGATCACCGCCATCGCAGCCATCGTCAACGGCGGCGAACTGATGCGGCCCTACGTAGTCCAGGAAGTGAAAGGCCCGCGAGAGCACCGCGTTTTCGAGCCGGTGGTTGTGCGGCGGGTGATATCCGAGGAAGCGGCGGAGACGCTGCGCGAGATGTTGCGAGAGGTCGTAGAAGGGAATCCCTCCCACCTTGCGCGCATTTCGGGTTATCATGTGGGCGGAAAAACGGGGACCAGCTTCATCTCGGTGGCGGGAGGTTACGCTCCAGACCGGACGATCGCCTCGTTCGTGGGCTTTGCGCCCGCAGAGGATCCGCGGATCATCGTACTGGTCAAGATCGACGAGCCCCAGAACGAGACGCTGGGAGGAATGGTGGCGGCGCCGGTCTTCGCTGAGCTTGCTCCCCGTATCCTCTCATACCTCGGCGTGCGGCCGGACGCGCCGCAACTGGTACAGCAGGGCGGCTGA
- the murF gene encoding UDP-N-acetylmuramoyl-tripeptide--D-alanyl-D-alanine ligase: MMIRAVEVESSLRPVLLDKAGEIPARFSRVVTDSKQVRPGDLFVALKGERHDGHDFLGDALSLGARGLLVRRPPASRPEGVAVYVVGDTLQALQMMAAGRRRRFPVRVIGVTGSVGKTTTKEITASVLSRRYRVLKNEANYNNEIGLPLTLLKLTRRHERAVLEMGMYAPGEIRQLCGIALPHAGVVTNVGPVHLARLGSIEAIAEAKTELVEALPADGYAVLNGDDPRVRAMSGRTRAAVLLYGASEGCDVRGTGLESGGLRGFSFDIEREGRKARVQTRLPGPHLLHNFLAAAAVGLMEGMTLEEVADALSQARSQLRLKVYRGRKGSVILDDTYNASPASMLAALALLADVPGRRIAVLGDMRELGAQEEEGHRVVGREAARVVDELHTVGELGRIIADEARRGGHEAVRDWATKEEAARAVAKKLDKGDVVLLKASRALELETVLPELKG, translated from the coding sequence ATGATGATAAGGGCGGTGGAGGTCGAGAGCAGCCTGCGGCCGGTCCTTCTCGATAAGGCGGGGGAGATACCCGCCCGCTTTTCACGGGTGGTCACCGACTCCAAGCAGGTGCGCCCCGGCGACCTCTTCGTCGCGCTGAAGGGAGAGCGACACGATGGGCACGATTTCCTGGGCGATGCGCTGTCGCTGGGCGCGCGCGGTCTGCTCGTACGGCGCCCGCCGGCGAGCAGGCCGGAAGGCGTTGCCGTCTACGTCGTCGGCGACACGCTCCAGGCGCTGCAGATGATGGCGGCCGGACGCCGGCGACGCTTCCCCGTCCGGGTCATCGGCGTAACCGGCAGCGTCGGCAAGACAACCACGAAGGAGATAACCGCGTCGGTCCTGTCGCGCCGCTACCGGGTGCTGAAGAACGAGGCGAACTACAACAACGAGATTGGCCTGCCGCTGACGCTGCTCAAGCTGACACGACGCCACGAACGGGCCGTCCTCGAAATGGGGATGTACGCGCCGGGCGAGATCCGCCAGTTGTGCGGGATAGCGCTGCCGCACGCTGGCGTGGTGACGAACGTGGGCCCAGTGCATCTGGCGCGCCTCGGCAGCATCGAGGCGATAGCGGAGGCGAAGACGGAGCTCGTCGAAGCGCTGCCCGCGGACGGGTACGCCGTCCTCAACGGCGACGATCCGCGCGTCAGGGCAATGTCCGGCCGGACGCGGGCGGCGGTCCTCCTGTACGGAGCGTCGGAAGGATGCGACGTGCGCGGCACCGGGCTGGAGAGCGGCGGACTGCGCGGCTTCTCGTTCGATATCGAGCGCGAGGGCCGGAAGGCGCGGGTGCAAACGAGGCTTCCCGGCCCCCACCTGCTGCACAACTTCCTCGCCGCCGCCGCCGTCGGCCTGATGGAAGGGATGACGCTGGAGGAGGTAGCCGACGCCCTGTCGCAGGCGCGGTCGCAGCTACGGCTGAAAGTGTACAGGGGGCGCAAAGGCTCCGTCATCCTCGACGACACGTACAACGCCAGCCCGGCGTCGATGCTCGCCGCCCTCGCGCTCCTGGCAGACGTTCCCGGGCGACGCATCGCCGTTTTGGGCGACATGCGGGAACTGGGGGCGCAGGAGGAAGAAGGGCACCGGGTCGTGGGCAGAGAGGCGGCGCGAGTCGTCGACGAGTTGCACACGGTGGGAGAGCTAGGACGGATCATCGCCGATGAGGCGCGCCGGGGCGGACACGAGGCCGTGCGGGACTGGGCGACGAAGGAGGAGGCGGCGCGCGCGGTGGCGAAAAAGCTGGACAAGGGCGACGTGGTGCTCCTGAAGGCATCGCGGGCGCTGGAGCTGGAGACGGTGCTCCCGGAGCTGAAAGGATAG
- the murG gene encoding undecaprenyldiphospho-muramoylpentapeptide beta-N-acetylglucosaminyltransferase, with amino-acid sequence MRVVLSGGGTGGHVYPALAVAAALQQRFSGNGPLELLYIGIRGRLDEELMTSEIVPFRTVRAGALRGRSPWQFMRSVFNLSLGTLEARRLLKRFRPHVVFATGGYASVPVAIAAKLSGRPLLVYLPDIRPGWAVRLMGRLARVIAVTNEASLPYLPAGKTRVTGYPVRKAFTAAAREEAYERLGLDAARKTLLIAGGSQGAHSINKMAAEHLPQLVALCQVIHISGDSDYTWLAGLRDKLPPELAGRYHLYRYLRDEMPWAMAAADLALTRAGASTLGELPALGLPAVLIPGPFSDQKENARYLSEKGAALTLTNSHLALAKEEIERLLNDEDRLKKMSQAARSLAQPDAAERIADLLIEIAQEKRKR; translated from the coding sequence ATGAGAGTAGTGCTTTCCGGCGGAGGGACCGGCGGTCACGTCTACCCTGCCCTGGCGGTGGCCGCCGCCCTGCAGCAACGCTTTTCCGGCAACGGCCCCCTAGAACTGCTGTACATCGGCATTCGGGGGCGGCTCGATGAAGAACTCATGACGTCGGAGATCGTGCCGTTTCGGACGGTGCGGGCGGGCGCCCTTCGCGGCCGCTCCCCCTGGCAGTTCATGCGCAGCGTCTTCAACCTCTCTCTCGGCACCCTCGAAGCCCGCCGGCTCCTCAAGCGCTTCCGGCCCCACGTCGTGTTCGCCACCGGCGGCTACGCCAGCGTCCCCGTCGCCATCGCCGCAAAGCTTTCAGGTCGTCCCCTTCTCGTCTACCTGCCCGATATACGTCCGGGATGGGCCGTGCGTCTGATGGGCCGTCTCGCCCGCGTCATCGCCGTCACGAATGAGGCCTCGCTCCCCTATCTCCCCGCCGGAAAGACGCGCGTCACCGGCTATCCGGTGCGCAAAGCGTTCACCGCGGCCGCCCGAGAGGAGGCCTACGAGCGCCTCGGCCTCGATGCCGCACGCAAGACGCTTCTGATCGCCGGCGGCAGCCAGGGCGCTCACAGCATCAACAAGATGGCCGCCGAGCACCTCCCGCAGCTAGTGGCGTTATGTCAAGTCATCCACATCTCCGGTGATTCCGATTACACCTGGCTCGCCGGCCTGCGCGACAAACTGCCCCCCGAACTCGCCGGCCGCTACCACCTTTACCGCTATCTGCGCGACGAGATGCCCTGGGCGATGGCCGCCGCCGACCTCGCCCTTACCCGCGCCGGCGCCTCGACCCTCGGCGAGCTGCCCGCCCTCGGACTGCCGGCCGTCCTCATCCCCGGCCCCTTCTCCGACCAGAAGGAGAACGCCCGCTACCTCAGCGAGAAAGGCGCGGCGCTCACATTGACGAACAGCCACCTCGCGCTGGCGAAGGAAGAAATTGAACGGCTCCTCAACGACGAGGACCGCCTGAAGAAGATGTCGCAGGCGGCGCGCAGCCTGGCGCAGCCGGACGCCGCCGAACGCATAGCCGATCTGCTGATCGAGATCGCGCAAGAGAAGCGGAAGCGATGA
- the murD gene encoding UDP-N-acetylmuramoyl-L-alanine--D-glutamate ligase, whose protein sequence is MTDKPELRGKKVTVVGLGIEGVDLARYLVFQGADVTVSDVRTADRLAPRLRELDGLPVRLALGANDPADTVAADIVFVSQGVPLRIPALAAAREKGVPLSSMTRLFLELCPGPVIGVTGSSGKTTVTSLAGAILAAAGKRHVVGGNIGVGLLALLDEITPDTLVVLEMSHTQLELAGKSPHIACVLNVTPNHLDQYSWPEYLALKENILRYQTGDDVAVMNHDDEQSRLMASKARGKVVRFGLRGGFEGDGAFTRDGQVVRRAGGREERVMAVGDIPLRGEHNVSNVLAATAVASEAGVDARDIAKAVRDFKAVPHRLEFVAEIDGVRYYNDSIATTPERTLAGMRSFKEPLVLLLGGREKHLPLEEMMREMRRRCRAAVFFGEARETLVAAARAAGEVVAPEKALHMESVASLEEAVAAARAAAKAGDVVLLSPASTSFDAYDNFEERGEHFRRLVLELARQGGQQP, encoded by the coding sequence ATGACAGATAAACCGGAACTCAGGGGCAAGAAGGTGACGGTGGTGGGGCTGGGCATCGAGGGCGTGGACCTGGCGCGATACCTCGTGTTCCAGGGCGCCGACGTCACCGTAAGCGACGTCAGGACGGCCGACCGGCTGGCGCCACGCCTGCGTGAGCTCGACGGCCTGCCCGTAAGGCTCGCCCTCGGTGCCAACGACCCCGCGGACACCGTCGCGGCCGATATCGTGTTCGTCTCGCAGGGGGTGCCGCTGCGCATACCGGCGCTCGCGGCCGCCCGAGAGAAGGGCGTGCCCCTGAGCTCGATGACGCGGCTCTTCCTGGAGCTGTGTCCGGGGCCGGTCATCGGCGTCACGGGCAGCAGCGGCAAGACAACAGTGACGAGCCTGGCGGGGGCAATTCTGGCGGCAGCAGGGAAGCGTCACGTTGTGGGCGGAAACATCGGCGTGGGCCTGCTGGCGCTGCTGGATGAGATCACGCCCGACACGCTGGTGGTGTTGGAGATGAGCCACACCCAACTCGAGCTGGCGGGGAAGAGCCCGCACATAGCCTGCGTGCTTAACGTCACGCCTAACCACCTCGACCAGTATAGCTGGCCGGAGTACCTGGCGCTGAAGGAGAACATCCTGCGCTATCAGACCGGCGACGACGTTGCCGTGATGAACCACGACGATGAGCAGAGCCGGCTCATGGCGTCGAAGGCGCGGGGGAAGGTCGTGCGCTTCGGCCTGCGGGGCGGTTTCGAGGGCGACGGGGCGTTCACGCGCGACGGGCAGGTCGTCCGGCGCGCCGGCGGCCGCGAGGAGCGGGTGATGGCTGTCGGCGACATACCGCTGCGAGGCGAGCACAACGTGTCCAACGTGCTCGCCGCGACGGCGGTGGCCTCCGAAGCCGGGGTCGACGCACGGGATATCGCGAAAGCGGTGCGCGACTTCAAGGCCGTCCCGCACCGGCTGGAGTTCGTGGCGGAGATCGACGGCGTGCGCTACTACAACGATAGCATCGCGACGACGCCGGAGCGGACGCTGGCAGGGATGCGGTCGTTCAAGGAGCCGCTGGTGCTGCTGCTGGGGGGTCGCGAGAAGCATCTGCCGCTGGAGGAGATGATGAGAGAGATGCGGCGTCGATGCCGAGCGGCGGTGTTCTTCGGGGAGGCGAGGGAGACGCTGGTGGCGGCGGCGCGGGCCGCGGGCGAGGTCGTCGCCCCCGAGAAAGCGCTGCACATGGAGAGCGTCGCATCCCTGGAGGAAGCGGTCGCGGCGGCCCGCGCCGCCGCCAAAGCCGGCGACGTCGTCCTGCTGTCGCCCGCCTCTACCAGCTTCGACGCCTACGACAACTTTGAGGAACGCGGCGAGCACTTCCGCCGCCTCGTTCTCGAACTCGCACGGCAAGGAGGGCAGCAGCCATAA
- the ftsW gene encoding putative lipid II flippase FtsW, with protein sequence MSLVLILVVLGLITVYSASFALGSLEYDNPYYFVTRQAIWAVIGAALLIAFMRMDYHRLRAVSPLLMLGALIGLAAVLVPGTGVERYGAQRWIALGPLPPIQPSEFAKLALIIYVSAWLSSRQLKLRSFLTGFLPFVIMVGMVAGLVMAEPDMGTTIIIVLTTVTLFFIAGGALTHLFTLLSIGGVTASFLVLSGGYRMDRIFAFISAEDDPAGRGFHILQLLIALGSGGISGLGIGASRQKFFYIPSAHTDGIFAVIGEEMGFIGATFVIVLFALLVYRGIRVMVNAPDNFGALLAVGITTWIAYQALINIGGITRTIPMTGIPLPFLSFGGSALAAMLAGVGILLSVSRYGKRQARQRERVPRPAVRREPEREPA encoded by the coding sequence ATCAGCCTCGTGCTGATACTGGTCGTGCTGGGCCTTATCACCGTGTACAGCGCCAGCTTCGCCCTCGGCAGCCTCGAATACGACAACCCCTACTACTTCGTCACCCGTCAGGCCATATGGGCCGTAATCGGCGCCGCCTTGCTTATCGCCTTCATGCGGATGGACTATCACCGGCTGCGCGCCGTCAGCCCTTTGCTCATGCTCGGAGCGCTAATCGGGCTCGCCGCCGTCCTCGTCCCCGGAACCGGCGTCGAGAGGTATGGTGCGCAACGCTGGATCGCGCTCGGGCCGCTACCGCCTATCCAGCCGAGCGAGTTCGCCAAGCTCGCTCTCATCATCTACGTCTCCGCCTGGCTTTCCAGCAGGCAACTCAAGCTCCGGAGCTTCCTCACCGGCTTCCTGCCTTTCGTCATCATGGTGGGAATGGTCGCCGGACTCGTCATGGCCGAGCCCGATATGGGCACCACCATCATCATCGTCCTGACAACCGTGACCCTCTTCTTCATCGCCGGCGGCGCTCTAACCCATCTTTTCACGCTCTTGTCCATCGGCGGCGTCACCGCCAGCTTCCTCGTGCTCAGCGGCGGGTATCGAATGGACCGCATATTCGCATTCATCTCCGCCGAGGATGACCCCGCCGGGCGCGGCTTCCACATCCTCCAGCTTCTCATCGCCCTCGGCAGCGGCGGCATCAGCGGCCTGGGGATCGGCGCCAGCCGTCAGAAGTTCTTCTACATACCGAGCGCCCACACCGACGGCATCTTCGCAGTCATTGGCGAAGAGATGGGCTTCATCGGCGCCACCTTCGTCATCGTCCTCTTCGCGCTCCTTGTTTACCGCGGCATTCGGGTGATGGTGAACGCCCCCGACAACTTCGGCGCCCTACTCGCCGTGGGGATCACCACGTGGATTGCCTACCAGGCGCTGATCAACATCGGCGGCATAACGAGGACGATACCCATGACCGGCATTCCCCTGCCCTTCCTGAGCTTCGGCGGCTCCGCCCTCGCGGCGATGCTCGCCGGCGTTGGCATATTGCTCAGTGTCTCGAGGTACGGAAAGCGACAGGCGCGACAGAGGGAACGGGTCCCGCGGCCAGCGGTCAGGCGCGAACCAGAGAGGGAGCCGGCATGA